The segment AATGAAGAGAGTCGAATGAGGCCACAACAGCAGAACAGGCGCATGCGCGGTCGTAACAACAGTGGCGGCGGCAACAACAATAACAACAACCGCAAGGGGCCAAATCCCCTGACGCGCAATTACGAGAGCAACGGTCCGGACGTGAAGATCCGCGGATCGGCTCAGCAGATCGCCGAAAAATACGCAACCCTTGCCCGTGATGCGCAAAGCTCCGGCGACCGGGTGATGGCGGAAAACTATCTCCAGCACGCCGAGCACTACAATCGCATCATCGCTGCCGCGCAGGCGCAGCTACCGATCCAGAACGCTCAGCAGAACCGCGACGATTTCGATGATGACGGCGACGAAGATCGCGACGAGTTCGACAATGCCGGCAACAGCAATGTCGGCGAGACTGCGGCCCCGGTGGTCAACCACGGTGCAGGCCCGCAGCCGGTCATCGACGGCACGCCGGCCGAATTGACGTTCAACCAGGAAAACGGCCGCGACAATCGTGACGCCAGTGGGCGTGATGCCAGTGGGCGTGATGCCGGTGGGCGCGATAACAGTGGGCGAGACAACCGCCATCGCGACCGTCGCCCCAATGGCGGCTACGGCCAGAACGGCCAGCGCGGCGAATTTGGTGCGCGCGGCGAGCAGGGCGGACAGCGCGGCGATCAGAACCGGCGCCACGAGAGACCGGTTCAGAACGAAACGCCCGTACAGGCGGAAGCTGTGTCTCCGAACGAGCCTGTTTCTGTGGCCGAACCCGCGCCGCAGTTCGAAAGCTTTTCGCCAGCGGCTCTGGCTGCCCAGGCCGAGATGAACGAAGCCGCCGCCGAAAGCGGCGCCGCCCGCCGCCCCAGGCGTCCGCGCCGTCCGCGCGTCAATGCTGATCAGGTGGATGGCGGTAACGACAATGCAGGCGGTGACAACGCAAATGCAGCGCCGGCGGAAGACGCCGGTGGCGAGCCCGCCATCATCGACGTCAACAACTGATCGAGCAGGGCCCAGACATTCCCAAACGGCGGAGAGAAATCTCCGCCGTTTTGCTTTGTGCGCCCGCGGAATATTATGAGTCCGCCGTCATCGGGACGTCTTGAGGGTCCGTGGCTTGCGCCCCATATCTCGCGTGAACAGGACCCGGCTCGAACGGGCGGGTCCGTCACCGCAATCTGATCCGGTGCCGCAAAGCGGGCCGGTGACGGAAGGAGACAGATATGAACCTTGAAAAATACTCCGAGCGCGTGCGCGGCTTCATCCAGTCTGCGCAGACTTTGGCGCTCTCGCGCAACCACCAGCAATTCACCCCCGAACATATACTGAAAGTGCTCGTCGACGATGATGAAGGCCTGGCAGCGTCGTTGATCGAGCGCGCCGGCGGCAGCGTCCGCGACGTCAAGCTGGGCGTCGAGACGGCACTTGAGGCAATGCCCAAGGTGGAGGGCGGCAACGGCCAGCTCTATCTGGCGCAACCGCTGGCCAAAGTGTTCTCGACCGCCGAGGAACTGGCAAAGAAGGCCGGCGACAGCTTCGTCACGGTCGAGCGGCTGCTGACGGCGCTGGCGGTCGAGAAATCCGCCAAGACCGCCGACATCCTGGCTAAGGCCGGCGTGACGCCACAGGCGCTGAACCAGGTGATCAACGACGTCCGCAAGGGCCGCACTGCCGATTCGGCGAGCGCCGAACAGGGCTATGATGCGCTGAAGAAGTACGCGCGCGACCTCACCGCCGATGGCCGCGCCGGCAGGCTCGATCCGGTCATAGGCCGCGACGACGAGATCCGCCGCACCATCCAGGTGCTGTCGCGCCGCACCAAGAACAATCCGGTGCTGATCGGTGAACCCGGCGTCGGCAAGACTGCGATCGCCGAAGGGCTGGCGTTGCGCATCGTCAATGGCGACGTGCCGGAATCGCTCAAGGACAAGCAGTTGATGGCGCTCGATATGGGATCGCTGATCGCCGGCGCAAAATACCGCGGCGAATTCGAGGAGCGGCTGAAGGCGGTTCTTTCGGAAATTACCGCTGCGGCCGGCGGCATCATCCTGTTCATCGATGAGATGCACACGCTGGTCGGCGCCGGCAAGGCGGATGGCGCCATGGATGCGTCGAACCTGTTGAAACCGGCGTTGGCACGCGGCGAACTCCACTGCGTCGGCGCGACGACGCTCGACGAATACCGCAAGCATGTCGAGAAGGATGCGGCCCTTGCCCGCCGCTTCCAGCCGGTCTTCGTCAATGAGCCGACGGTGGAAGACACCGTCTCCATCCTGCGCGGCCTGAAGGAAAAGTACGAGCAGCACCACAAGGTGCGCATTTCGGATTCGGCGCTGGTCGCGGCAGCGTCGCTGTCCAACCGCTATATCGCCGACCGGTTCCTGCCGGACAAGGCGATCGACCTTGTCGACGAGGCCGCGTCGCGGCTGCGGATGCAGGTCGATTCGAAGCCCGAAACGCTGGACGAGATCGACCGCCGCATCATGCAGCTCAAGATCGAGCGTGAGGCGCTGAAGGTCGAGAAGGACGACGCGTCGAAGGACCGACTCGCCCGGCTCGAAAAGGATCTTTCCGCCCTGGAAGAGGAATCGACCGAACTGACCTCGAAGTGGCAGGCCGAAAAGCAGAAGCTCGGGCTCGCCGCCGACCTGAAGAAACAGCTCGACGAGGCGCGCAACGAACTCGCCATCGCCCAGCGCAAAGGTGAATTCCAGCGCGCCGGCGAGCTTGCCTATGGCAAGATTCCGGAGCTCGAAAAGAAGCTGACGCAGGCCGAGACACAAGACGGCAAGGTCGGCATGGTCGAAGAGGTGGTCACCCCCGATCACGTCGCCCACATCGTGTCGCGCTGGACCGGCATTCCGGTCGACAAGATGCTGCAAGGCGAGCGTGACAAGCTGCTGCGCATGGAAGACGAAATCGGCAAGCGTGTCGTCGGCCAGGGCGAGGCGGTGCAGTCCGTGTCGAAAGCCGTTCGCCGGGCCCGCGCCGGCCTGCAGGATCCGAACCGGCCGATCGGTTCGTTCATGTTCCTCGGACCGACCGGCGTCGGCAAGACCGAACTGACCAAGGCGCTTGCCAGCTTCCTGTTCGACGACGAGAGCGCCATGGTGCGCATCGACATGTCGGAATTCATGGAGAAGCACTCGGTCGCCCGGCTGATCGGCGCGCCTCCCGGCTATGTCGGCTATGAGGAGGGCGGTGCGCTGACCGAAGCGGTGCGACGCCGGCCCTACCAGGTCGTGCTGTTCGACGAGATCGAGAAAGCGCATCCGGACGTGTTCAACGTGCTGCTGCAGGTGCTCGACGACGGCCGCCTAACCGACGGGCAGGGCCGCACGGTCGATTTCCGCAACACGCTGATCATCATGACGTCGAACCTCGGCGCCGAATATCTGGTCAATCTCGGCGAGAACCAGGACGTCGATGTCGTGCGCGACGAGGTGATGAGTGTCGTCAGGGCGTCGTTCCGGCCGGAATTCCTCAACCGCGTCGACGAGGTGATCCTGTTCCACCGGCTGCGCCGGCAGGATATGGGCCGCATCGTCGAGATCCAGCTCAAGCGGCTGGAAAGCCTGCTCGCAGATCGCAAGATCACGCTTTCGCTGGATCAGGAGGCGATCGACTGGCTGGCGGCCAAGGGTTACGATCCGGCCTATGGCGCGCGGCCGTTGAAGCGGGTGATGCAGAAGGACCTGCAGGATCCGCTGGCGGAGAAGATCCTGCTCGGCGACATCCTCGACAGTTCGACCGTCAAGGTCACCGCAGGTTCCGACCGTTTGAACTTCCGGTCGAAGCCGACGGTCGTGGCGACCGAGGCGGCGGCCTGATCTTCGAGGCCGCCAAATGTTTTAAGACGATACACGGGGCGCAGATGACGTTGGACGACTACAACAGCTTTTGCGCCTCGCTGCCGTCGGCGACCCATGTCGTCCAGTGGGGCGGTGCTCATGTCTGGAAGGTCGGAGCCAAGGTCTTTGCGATCGGCGGGGGGAGCGAGGGCGAGGAGCCGTTCGTCACCTTCAAATGCTCAGACATCGCTTATGACATCTTGAAGGAACAGCCGGGCCTTCGGCCCGCGCCCTATCTTGCCTCACGCGGCATGAAATGGATCCAGCGCCAGACAAGCCAAAGCATGGACGATGACGCTTTGAAGGACTATCTGCGCGAAAGCCACCGTCTTGTCGTGCTCAAGCTGACGAAGCAGGCGCGCAAGGAATTGGGATTCGTCGCCAGCTAAAGCGCGCCGCATTTGACCAGCCTCATGCGACGCGCTTTAGGTTGTTGTTTGTTCATGCCGTTATCGCAAAACCGCTGCACACTTTTGCGCGACATGCATTGTGTTCTTGCTCCAGGCCGCCAGAAATCCGCCATCTTCATGCCCGGTTCATGTTGGAACCTTATGGTTAGCAACTGATTTGCTGGCGAAGGGATTCGCCTGCCGCAAAGAACCGAAAATCGCATTGGATTCTCGGAACGGATGTTGCGGGGATTTTTAAGTGTTAGAGCGTCCCTGCGCGTCCGAAGGGACGCGCGGCGCTCGGAAAAAACAACGCCGGGCGGCGGCAATTACGGACCGGAGAATTTGGCCAAGATGTTCCGCACGATCTTCACCCTTTCGGCGCTCGCCGCCGGGCTGCTTTCTTCGAGCGCAATGGCCGCGCCGACGGAGGACATCGCGCCGCGATCTGCCCGCGCCGTGGATGCCCGTGCCTCGGATAGCCATGCCGTGCTGGTCGCCCAGAACGGCGATTTCGACGTCTACTACGACGCCAGAGGAAACCGCGTTATCGTCGATTCGGAAACCGGCCAGGTCCTCGCCATCCAGCCGCCGCAGACCAGGTTCGATCGCCGCGCACTCCGCCGCGAACGCTTGCGCAATCTCGGACCGGTCGAGGACGACCGCTATTATCTCGACGATCCGGAAGACACGGCGCGCCTGCGCCGAAGGCAATTGGAAGAGGAAGGCCTGATCGTCGTGCCGCCGGTCGACGAATATGATCCCTACAGCGATCCGGTGGACGCTTTTCCCGAAGCGCCGCTGGATGGCGGAAACTATGGCAACAATTATCCGGAAGCGCCGCGGCCGGTAAAGCCGCGCACCGTCAAGCGCCAGCCGCTCG is part of the Mesorhizobium sp. L-2-11 genome and harbors:
- a CDS encoding DUF4167 domain-containing protein; translation: MRPQQQNRRMRGRNNSGGGNNNNNNRKGPNPLTRNYESNGPDVKIRGSAQQIAEKYATLARDAQSSGDRVMAENYLQHAEHYNRIIAAAQAQLPIQNAQQNRDDFDDDGDEDRDEFDNAGNSNVGETAAPVVNHGAGPQPVIDGTPAELTFNQENGRDNRDASGRDASGRDAGGRDNSGRDNRHRDRRPNGGYGQNGQRGEFGARGEQGGQRGDQNRRHERPVQNETPVQAEAVSPNEPVSVAEPAPQFESFSPAALAAQAEMNEAAAESGAARRPRRPRRPRVNADQVDGGNDNAGGDNANAAPAEDAGGEPAIIDVNN
- the clpB gene encoding ATP-dependent chaperone ClpB is translated as MNLEKYSERVRGFIQSAQTLALSRNHQQFTPEHILKVLVDDDEGLAASLIERAGGSVRDVKLGVETALEAMPKVEGGNGQLYLAQPLAKVFSTAEELAKKAGDSFVTVERLLTALAVEKSAKTADILAKAGVTPQALNQVINDVRKGRTADSASAEQGYDALKKYARDLTADGRAGRLDPVIGRDDEIRRTIQVLSRRTKNNPVLIGEPGVGKTAIAEGLALRIVNGDVPESLKDKQLMALDMGSLIAGAKYRGEFEERLKAVLSEITAAAGGIILFIDEMHTLVGAGKADGAMDASNLLKPALARGELHCVGATTLDEYRKHVEKDAALARRFQPVFVNEPTVEDTVSILRGLKEKYEQHHKVRISDSALVAAASLSNRYIADRFLPDKAIDLVDEAASRLRMQVDSKPETLDEIDRRIMQLKIEREALKVEKDDASKDRLARLEKDLSALEEESTELTSKWQAEKQKLGLAADLKKQLDEARNELAIAQRKGEFQRAGELAYGKIPELEKKLTQAETQDGKVGMVEEVVTPDHVAHIVSRWTGIPVDKMLQGERDKLLRMEDEIGKRVVGQGEAVQSVSKAVRRARAGLQDPNRPIGSFMFLGPTGVGKTELTKALASFLFDDESAMVRIDMSEFMEKHSVARLIGAPPGYVGYEEGGALTEAVRRRPYQVVLFDEIEKAHPDVFNVLLQVLDDGRLTDGQGRTVDFRNTLIIMTSNLGAEYLVNLGENQDVDVVRDEVMSVVRASFRPEFLNRVDEVILFHRLRRQDMGRIVEIQLKRLESLLADRKITLSLDQEAIDWLAAKGYDPAYGARPLKRVMQKDLQDPLAEKILLGDILDSSTVKVTAGSDRLNFRSKPTVVATEAAA
- a CDS encoding MmcQ/YjbR family DNA-binding protein, which produces MTLDDYNSFCASLPSATHVVQWGGAHVWKVGAKVFAIGGGSEGEEPFVTFKCSDIAYDILKEQPGLRPAPYLASRGMKWIQRQTSQSMDDDALKDYLRESHRLVVLKLTKQARKELGFVAS